CGCCCGCGGCGCGGAGCGGCGTCGTGGTCAGATGAAACAGCCGCTCGGTAGCGCCGGCCCCGAGCGTGAACTCCTCGGCGGCATCGGTGCCCCGGCGCGCCGTCAGGTCAAGCGCGCGCCACACCGGATGATCCCCGAGGGAGGCGCCGGCATCGTCCGCGCCCAGACCGAGAAGGTCCCGCGCGGCGTCGTTCACGAGCAGGACACGTCCCGCCTGGTCCGTGGCGACCACGGCGTCGCTCATCGAGCCGATGATCGCCGCGATCTTGGTGCGCTCCTCGGTTAGGGCGTCCAGCTTCTGCCGCAGCTGCGCCGCCATGGCGTTGAACGACCCGGCAAGCCGGCCGACCTCGTCGCGGCTCGCGACGGTGGCGCGGCTGTCGAGATCACCGGCGGCGATGCGGTCCGCGGTGCGGGCCAGGTCCTGCACGGGCGCCGACAGCGCCCGTGCTCGCCACGCCCCGAGGAACCAGGCGGCCGCGGCGCCGAGCAGCAGCGCCGTCCCGAGAGCGTCCCAGACCCGCCGCAGGAGTGCCTGGACCCACACATGCGGAACGCTGACCTGGACGACGCCGGTCACCCGGCCGTTCGACACCAGCGGTGCGGCGGCAAACAGGCGCGTCTCGTGCATCACCGGATCGTAGCGGGTGTCCGCCGGCGCCGCCCCGCCGTGGAGCGCAAAGACGACTTCCGGCGGGACCGGCCCGGCGTGCGCCCACCGGCTTGTCGCCGGCGGGTTGCCGTCGGCGTCCTTGACGCCGACGTAGACGTCCGGCCGCCAGGCGAAGCGCTCGGCCACCCGGTCGAGCTGTGCGAGCGTCATTCCGTCGTCCTGATACTGCGCCAGCATTCTGGCGGCCATGCGCGCCTGCCAGAGCACACTGCGCTCGTAACTGCTCGTCTGCAGCTGGACGAGGGCCGGAACGAGGTAGGCGGCCGCGACCGCCAGCGAGAACACGACCAGCAGCAGATGGCTGGCCGTGAGCTTCCAGCGCAGGCCGGCGCGCTTCATCCCGCGTCCTTCTTTAATTTGTAGCCGACCCCGCGCACCGTCACGATGAACGTCGGCGCGTCCGGATCGTCCTCGATTTTCTCGCGCAGCCGGCTGATATGCATGTCGACCGTCCGGGTGCTGCCGAAGTACTCGTAGCCCCAGATGTGCTCGAGGAGAAAGTCCCGGGTGAAGACCTGGTTGGGATGGCCCAGCAGCAGGCGCAGCAGATCGAACTCCTTGGCCGTCAGCTCGATCAGGCGGTCCCCGAGGCGGACCTCGTGCGTGGCGGCATTGAGCGCCAGGCGCCCCGACAGCAGGGGGGCGTCGGTCCCGCGGCCGTCGTCGCGGGCCGCTCTGCGCAAAATGGCGCGCACGCGGGCCACGAGCTCACGGGGGCTGAACGGCTTGGTCACGTAGTCGTCGGCGCCGGACTCAAGGCCCAGCACGCGGTCGTGCTCGCTGTCCTTGGCCGTCAGCATGAGGATCGGCACGGGGGCCTCGCGGCGCAGATGCCGGCAAACCTCCAGACCGTCGACGTAGGGCAGCATGAGGTCGAGGATCACCAGATCGGGCCGGTCGGTGCGCGCCCGCTCGATCGCGTCGTGGCCGTCGTAGGCGACATCCACCTCGAAGCCTTCCTGCACCAGGTTGTAGCGCACGAGTTCGACGATGTGTGGTTCGTCGTCCACGACCAGGATGCGGCCCCCGGTCTGGCGGTCCGCCTTAAGCGCCGTTGCCATGCGTCGCCTCCGTTCGCCCAGGACTCGTGTCGCTTCGCCGTGTCCGCGACCTTCCCTCCGACCACTCCGCCGAGGGCGCTTCTTCGGATTCTGCGCGCCGGCCATAAGCGCACTGTCACGGCGCTGTCACGAATCGGTAACGCGCCCCGGGCCCGACGGCAGGGGTGCCCGGCGACCAGGCCGAAATGACCGGACCTGCGCGCAGGGCCGCGACGCCCTGCATCCGGAGGCCGCGCTCGCCGCGGAGTTCCGGCGCTCCGAGTTCGTGAAACGGGAGGAGGAACCGCCGCTGGACGACTTTACGTTTCCCCCGGCCCCGGATCCGAAGGCGCCGGAATGGCCCGGGACCCCGATCGGCGCCGGCAATACCACGACGCGCACGAGGACCCGCACGGCCGTCCACGACAAGACGATCGACCGGATCGAAGGCCGCCGGGACGAACTCGTCTCTTCCGCGGTCGAACACATCGTCCGGCAGGCCGGGAAAGAGCCCCTCGTGCTGCAGGACGTCGTCATCCACGGCGTGCGCGTCCGCGCGATCACCAACTCCGCCCACCTGGCCGAGTTCTGGCTGGCCAACTGGTACAGTCCCGACGAGTGGCGCGCGCAGACCGGCCTCGAGCCGCCGGTCCGGCCGCAGGTGACGGTCTACGCGCTCGGTCGCGTCGCCGACCAGCAGGAGGCGGCGTACTACAGCCGTCGCACCAACACCATCGTCTTCTTCAACACGTCGTACTACGGCCAGCTGAAATCGTGGGTCCTCGGCGCCGTCGGGCGCGTGCTTGCGGAGGAGTGGGGCATCCACAGCATCCACGGCGCCTGCGTGGAGAAGGGCGGGCGCGGCGTCCTCTATATCGCGCCGACCGGGACGGGGAAGTCCACGTCATCGTACGGACTGCAGGCCACCTATTCCGACACGCGATTCCACTCCGACGACTGGGTCTACGTCCGCTACGCGCTGGCGACCCGGGACGGGGACCGGGTCGCGCCCCTGGAAGTGACGCCGGGGCAGGGGGCGGCCGTCCGCGGGTACCGCGTCTTCCGGTGGCTCGAGGAACACCGCACCGCCGCCGCGCAGGTGCGCGCACTCGACCTCCACAACGCCGAGCGCACGCTACCGCTGGCGGAGCTCGATCTGACCCAGCCGCCCCAAGCGTACGCCTACACCAGCGAGAAGATCTTCTACCTGCGCACGAACCTGGTCGCGAACTTCCCGCTCTCGGCGCACGAGATACTCCGCTCACCGCTCGAGAACGTCCCGGACGTGACGGCGGCCTTCCTCGACGCGCACGCCGCCGAGCTCGACGCGCTGGTGGACGATATCCTCGCCGTCATTCCCGCGCCCGGACCGAACGCCGCCGCGGCGGACGACGCGTACGCGCGCGAGGCGGCGGCCCGGCTCGGGACGGTCCCCCGTGAGGAGTTGCGCGGGGTACTGGCCCGTCTCATCGCCTTCGACAACAGCCGGGCGATGCTCGATATCACGCGCATCCTGCCGCCGGCCCGCGTCGTGACCAATCCGATGGAGCCGACACCGCTCGGCAGCGTGATCTTGTTGAAGCGCGACCCGCGCGACCGGATCGTGCTCGAGTCTCTGTCCCTCGGCGCGTTCATGGGCCGCCTGCTGCTCGGTGAGACGCCGGACCGAAAGCGCGAGATCGCCTACAACGCCTACCGGGCGGTGGACGACGAGGCGGAGCGGGCGGTGATCGCCCGCCTCGAAGCGGAGGCCGAGGCCGAGGGCGGCACGCCGGAGGCGCTGTACGCGGCGTTTGTGAGGCAGCTCGGCCTTCCCGAGACGCTGGCGGAGGAGTTCGAGCTGTTCCGGGTGCTGCACCAGGCCACGCGCTGCTACGACCTCAACACGATCCTGGCGAGGGACCCGCAGAACGCCGGCCTCAAGGCCGCGGTGGCGCGCACGATGGAACTGATCGGGTACGCGCTCGCGACCCGCGCCGGCCAGGTGCGGCTCACGCTGGACGATTACCGGAACGTGCTCGTCCCCCCTGCGGGGACTAGCCCGCGAGATGCGCCGGCGTCGGCCGCGCGCGCGTCCTCCTGAGCCGGCGCCGCGGCCGATGGCGGATCCGCTCGCCTTCCTCGACGACGAACTGAGCGCCCTCCGGGCGCAGGGCGTCTACCGCTGGCCGCGACGTCTCCGCGGCGAGCAGGGGCCCGTCTGCGTCTACGACGGGCGGCGCGTCATCAATCTCTGTTCCAACAATTATCTCGGCCTGGCCAACGATCCGCGCCTCAAGGAGGCGGCCTGCCGCGCCGTGCAGGAGGAGGGCGTGGGGTCCGGCGCCGTGCGGACCATCGCCGGCAACATGGAGATTCATGAGCGGCTGGAGGCGCGGCTCGCGGCGTTCAAGCACACCGAGGCGGCGCTGCTCTACCAGTCGGGATTCGCCGCGAACGCCGGGACCGTGTCGGCGATCCTGGGGCGCGGCGACATCGTCGTGAGCGACGAGCTCAACCACGCGAGCATCATCGACGGCTGCCGGCTGAGCGGCGCGGAGCGCAAGATCTTTCCGCACCGGGACGTCGAGGCCGCCCGCCGCTGTCTCGGCGAGGCCCGTGACGCCGCGAAGGAGACCCCGCCGGCCCCTAGGCAGGGGCAGGCCCCTAGGCAGGGGGCCCCCCGCCGGGGGCGCGTCCTCCTCATCACGGACGGCGTATTCAGCATGGACGGCGACGTGGCACCGCTGCCGGCGCTCGTCGAGGCCGCCGACGAGTTCGGCGCGATCATGATGGTGGACGACGCCCACGCCAGCGGCGTCATGGGCTCCGGCGGCCGGGGGACGGTCGACCACTTCGGCCTGCACGGGCGCGTGCACATCCAGGTGGGGACGCTCAGCAAGGCCTGGGCCTGCCTCGGCGGCTATGTCGCCGGGAGCCGGACCCTGATCGAGTTTCTCATGCAGCGGGCGCGGCCGCTCTTGTTCAGCACGTCGCATCCGCCGTCGGTCGCCGCGACCGCGCTCGCGGCCCTCGATCGCATCGAGGCTGATCCGGCGCTGATCGCGCGGCTGTGGGACAACACGCGCTTCTTCAAAGCGGGGCTCGCCCGGCTCGGCTTTGACACGGGGGCCAGCGAGACGCCGATCACGCCGATCCTGATCGGCGACGAGGCCAAGGCGATGCGGTTCTCGGACCGCCTGTTCGAGGAGGGCGTCTTCGCCCTCGGCATCGCCTATCCGACCGTGCCGCGCGGCAGGGCCAGGGTCCGCACGATCGTGACCGCGGGCCACACGCCGGACCACCTGTCCGAGGCGCTCGAGATATGCGGGCGCGTCGGGTACGAGATGGGGTTCCTGGCCTAGTCGCTGAGAGTTCTCTCAGCCTTGCCCCAACGTCAGAAGGGAGAGATGAGCCCGAGCATCCGCCAATAGGGAACGCTCGCCGCGATAGCGACGAGCGTGATGAGCGTCATGACAACGCCTACAACGGTGCCGTCGCGCGGCGGCATCATCTCCCCCCTGGTCATCTCCGTCACAAGACGATAGAAAAGACTTTGGCTTGGGTGCAACCACGGAGTACCCATCGAGATGATGACAAAGCCGACGACCCAGGGAGAGAGGCCAACGTGCGATGCCACCGGCACGAGCGCGAGGCTCAACAGCAGTATTGTGGGCGTGGCCGGCAATACGAAACGGCAGCCGACGACCAACACGCCAAGCAGCATCACGAGAAGGCTTGGATTCTGGACTGCCCGGGCGAGCGGCACCAACGCCGTCGCGATCCACTGGTCAACGCCTGCGCCGCGCAGCACTCCCCCGGTACTCAGCAGGATTGCAAAGAAGATCAGAAAACCCCACTCCAGGGATCCTCGAAAATTCGCTCGGTCGATCACCCCTCCGGCGAGCACGATGAGGAACGCGGCCAACGCAATCCAGGCGACGTCGACGTGGAGATTCTGTTCCAGGAACAAACCGGCAATCAAAAGGGCCAGCGCGGCGAGTGTGATGATCTCGCGGTTCGAGAGAGGGCCGAGGAGGTACCGTTGAAGCCGTAGGACATCTGTGGTCGCTCTGGGGGCCAGCGTCGACCGATAGAGGACGAACAGCATCACCGCAGCCCCTGCCAATAGCACCGCCCCCGCGGGGGCTGCGTCGACCAGCCACGGGATCCAGCCAAAGCGCGCGTCATCAGGATGCCCCAGGAGACCGATCAGGAAGAAGTTCTCGACTCGACCGGTGAGGAAAATGTTGCTAAAGAAACCAAATCCGATGATGCTTGCGGCAGCCAGTCCCGCCCGCGCCCGGCTCCCTGCGGGATAGCCGAGGGTTTGAGCGAGTTCGCGCACAAGCGGCGTGATCGTCGCCACGCGAATGAACGGAACCGGGACGGCCGGGGTCGTGACAAGCCCGCCAACCAGCAACCCCAGCACGTAGGCCGAATATTTGGTGGGAAGGATCTTGAGAACGAACAAGACGAGGCGCAAGAACAGACCCGATCGAGTCATTGCCGCCCCGATTCCCATCGCCCCGATCGCGACGAACCAGGACGAACTCGAAAAGCCTGCAAACGCGAGGGAGAGAGGGGCAAGCCCCAGCAGTCCCCAGGCGATCGGCATGGCGAGCGCGGTGACGAAATCCGGTACCGGCTCGAAGAGCCAGGCCAGTGCTGCCCCGAGTACCGTGAGGCTGATGTGCCACCCCTGCACGCTCATTCCGGCGGGCGGCCCCGTCCACCAAAGACCAAACGGGACTCCGAGCGCGATCGCGGCCCCGACGATCCGCCATTGGGATTGTCGTCCGACCTCAGGGACCTCGGCGGGGACTACTTGCCGCTCGGCGACCGGCGCCCCAACGTGCTCGCGAGACCGCTGATCGAGCAGCAACGCAAGAGACGTTGCGACGGCGAGGGCAATTGCGCTTCGGTCCCGGGCAAGCCGGCCAAATTGCTCGCGCGGAAGCCTCCACGCGTGAACATCGGTGGATGCCCGAACTGAGCCGGTTCGGTTCGCGAGGAGCAAGCCCAGCTCCCCAAAGTACGACGGTGCCTCCAGGATAGCCACCTGTCTCTCGCTATCTCCAACACCAACCGTGACCTCCACATGCCCGCCGGCGAGCAGGTAGAGAGCGTCGGCCTCGTCGCTTTCGGAGAAGATCTCCGTGCCCGCCGGGAACCGCACTTCTTCGAGGGCACCGGCGAGTCGAGCAAGATCAACACGATCAAGGGTTTGAAAGAATGGGACGCGCGTGA
Above is a genomic segment from bacterium containing:
- a CDS encoding response regulator transcription factor is translated as MATALKADRQTGGRILVVDDEPHIVELVRYNLVQEGFEVDVAYDGHDAIERARTDRPDLVILDLMLPYVDGLEVCRHLRREAPVPILMLTAKDSEHDRVLGLESGADDYVTKPFSPRELVARVRAILRRAARDDGRGTDAPLLSGRLALNAATHEVRLGDRLIELTAKEFDLLRLLLGHPNQVFTRDFLLEHIWGYEYFGSTRTVDMHISRLREKIEDDPDAPTFIVTVRGVGYKLKKDAG
- a CDS encoding SLC13 family permease, yielding MRFPAGTEIFSESDEADALYLLAGGHVEVTVGVGDSERQVAILEAPSYFGELGLLLANRTGSVRASTDVHAWRLPREQFGRLARDRSAIALAVATSLALLLDQRSREHVGAPVAERQVVPAEVPEVGRQSQWRIVGAAIALGVPFGLWWTGPPAGMSVQGWHISLTVLGAALAWLFEPVPDFVTALAMPIAWGLLGLAPLSLAFAGFSSSSWFVAIGAMGIGAAMTRSGLFLRLVLFVLKILPTKYSAYVLGLLVGGLVTTPAVPVPFIRVATITPLVRELAQTLGYPAGSRARAGLAAASIIGFGFFSNIFLTGRVENFFLIGLLGHPDDARFGWIPWLVDAAPAGAVLLAGAAVMLFVLYRSTLAPRATTDVLRLQRYLLGPLSNREIITLAALALLIAGLFLEQNLHVDVAWIALAAFLIVLAGGVIDRANFRGSLEWGFLIFFAILLSTGGVLRGAGVDQWIATALVPLARAVQNPSLLVMLLGVLVVGCRFVLPATPTILLLSLALVPVASHVGLSPWVVGFVIISMGTPWLHPSQSLFYRLVTEMTRGEMMPPRDGTVVGVVMTLITLVAIAASVPYWRMLGLISPF
- a CDS encoding glycine C-acetyltransferase, translated to MADPLAFLDDELSALRAQGVYRWPRRLRGEQGPVCVYDGRRVINLCSNNYLGLANDPRLKEAACRAVQEEGVGSGAVRTIAGNMEIHERLEARLAAFKHTEAALLYQSGFAANAGTVSAILGRGDIVVSDELNHASIIDGCRLSGAERKIFPHRDVEAARRCLGEARDAAKETPPAPRQGQAPRQGAPRRGRVLLITDGVFSMDGDVAPLPALVEAADEFGAIMMVDDAHASGVMGSGGRGTVDHFGLHGRVHIQVGTLSKAWACLGGYVAGSRTLIEFLMQRARPLLFSTSHPPSVAATALAALDRIEADPALIARLWDNTRFFKAGLARLGFDTGASETPITPILIGDEAKAMRFSDRLFEEGVFALGIAYPTVPRGRARVRTIVTAGHTPDHLSEALEICGRVGYEMGFLA
- a CDS encoding ATP-binding protein, which encodes MKRAGLRWKLTASHLLLVVFSLAVAAAYLVPALVQLQTSSYERSVLWQARMAARMLAQYQDDGMTLAQLDRVAERFAWRPDVYVGVKDADGNPPATSRWAHAGPVPPEVVFALHGGAAPADTRYDPVMHETRLFAAAPLVSNGRVTGVVQVSVPHVWVQALLRRVWDALGTALLLGAAAAWFLGAWRARALSAPVQDLARTADRIAAGDLDSRATVASRDEVGRLAGSFNAMAAQLRQKLDALTEERTKIAAIIGSMSDAVVATDQAGRVLLVNDAARDLLGLGADDAGASLGDHPVWRALDLTARRGTDAAEEFTLGAGATERLFHLTTTPLRAAGGATAGAVAVVRDVTDLRQAERLRRDLTANVSHELRTPLTSIKGFAETLLAGAYADGETCRRFLTIIDAEATRLMTLVDDLMALSRLESHAVRMDLRPVRLDALVTEAVTRMRPQAAQRRIALRTASAPATMVTADGDRILQVLTNLIDNAIKFTPDGGRVEVTLREDGTDAVVSVTDSGRGIPPDDLPRIFDRFYRVERSRSREGGGTGLGLAIAKHIVDAHGGRITATSRPGTGSTFSAALPLASAAGRMPAD